A region of Drosophila suzukii chromosome 2L, CBGP_Dsuzu_IsoJpt1.0, whole genome shotgun sequence DNA encodes the following proteins:
- the LOC108011097 gene encoding uncharacterized protein isoform X2, which translates to MKYFIVLLFYGIAWQYSLAAVLPIKPDSPSLSAFEKDENVQLDNHLGPNLSEETITNPHLSDLASLRTNEEPSVKENTEMFDNEDLKTKSPPLSDFGKVDPIHGPTLPEETKNRIKEIIARLNEKGQPQIWDDYYRPTLSEETKTRINEMFARLNKKNMEVKEVQVSIPQYTKKIELSPRFWVFLVKIIILILLLFSWIGKEHKSTNHSSITA; encoded by the exons ATGAAATACTTTATAGTACTTTTATTTTACGGAATAGCCTGGCAATATAGTTTGGCAGCAGTACTG CCGATTAAGCCTGATTCCCCGTCATTATCAGCTTTCGAAAAAGATGAGAATGTTCAATTGGATAATCATTTGGGACCAAACCTATCAGAGGAAACTATAACTAATCCACATCTAAGCGATTTGGCTTCATTGAGGACAAATGAAGAGCCTTCCGTCAAAGAGAATACTGAGATGTTTGACAATGAAGAC CTTAAGACCAAGTCTCCGCCACTATCAGATTTTGGGAAAGTAGACCCAATTCATGGACCTACTCTACCAGAGGAAACTAAAAATAGAATCAAGGAGATAATTGCGCGTTTAAACGAGAAAGGACAGCCACAAATATGGGATGATTATTATAGACCTACTCTATCAGAGGAAACTAAAACTAGGATCAATGAGATGTTTGCACGTTTAAACAAAAAGAATATGGAGGTAAAGGAAGTTCAAGTATCGATTCCCCAATATACTAAAAAAATTGAACTATCTCCACGATTTTGGGTCTTTTTGGTCAAAATCatcattttaatattattattgtttagTTGGATTGGCAAGGAACATAAATCGACTAATCATTCTTCGATTACTGCTTAA
- the LOC108011097 gene encoding uncharacterized protein isoform X1: MKYFIVLLFYGIAWQYSLAAVLPIKPDSPSLSAFEKDENVQLDNHLGPNLSEETITNPHLSDLASLRTNEEPSVKENTEMFDNEDQLKTKSPPLSDFGKVDPIHGPTLPEETKNRIKEIIARLNEKGQPQIWDDYYRPTLSEETKTRINEMFARLNKKNMEVKEVQVSIPQYTKKIELSPRFWVFLVKIIILILLLFSWIGKEHKSTNHSSITA, from the exons ATGAAATACTTTATAGTACTTTTATTTTACGGAATAGCCTGGCAATATAGTTTGGCAGCAGTACTG CCGATTAAGCCTGATTCCCCGTCATTATCAGCTTTCGAAAAAGATGAGAATGTTCAATTGGATAATCATTTGGGACCAAACCTATCAGAGGAAACTATAACTAATCCACATCTAAGCGATTTGGCTTCATTGAGGACAAATGAAGAGCCTTCCGTCAAAGAGAATACTGAGATGTTTGACAATGAAGAC CAGCTTAAGACCAAGTCTCCGCCACTATCAGATTTTGGGAAAGTAGACCCAATTCATGGACCTACTCTACCAGAGGAAACTAAAAATAGAATCAAGGAGATAATTGCGCGTTTAAACGAGAAAGGACAGCCACAAATATGGGATGATTATTATAGACCTACTCTATCAGAGGAAACTAAAACTAGGATCAATGAGATGTTTGCACGTTTAAACAAAAAGAATATGGAGGTAAAGGAAGTTCAAGTATCGATTCCCCAATATACTAAAAAAATTGAACTATCTCCACGATTTTGGGTCTTTTTGGTCAAAATCatcattttaatattattattgtttagTTGGATTGGCAAGGAACATAAATCGACTAATCATTCTTCGATTACTGCTTAA